One Microbacterium sp. W4I20 DNA window includes the following coding sequences:
- a CDS encoding ABC transporter ATP-binding protein, whose translation MPDLIFEDVSITYRTTGRSAREQIAAVRNISLTIPAGETLGIAGESGSGKSTLAMSVLRLLPRNATLTGRVLLGDEDVATLSFGRLRAVRWSQTSIVFQGAMHSLNPVRTVGWQIMEALQLHVSEQWSTEQARKARVLELLDVVDLDPQKAESYPHELSGGQKQRVMIAMALACDPEVIIADEPTTALDVIVQKQILDMISRLVAERGISMLMISHDLSVLATACQRIAIMRNGELVEVGEAYAVCTRPTQPYTRQLADAFPTIGDPASRMAPVTRHGRDADDIPETEHGDEVLLEARGLNVTYRSGGRPVHAVRTVDLAVRRGEIVALVGQSGSGKSTLARALMGLQPADQGSEILFAGERIPTRGRLLGQFRSKVQLILQDPWAALNPKHSVYESVAEGLRIQRFGGDERERVAQSLAEAELTPPERYFSAIPQELSGGQRQRVVMAGALAVQPQMLIADEPVASLDASVRGEILGLLLSLRRKLGLSALVITHDLGLAWNIADSVAVMYQGEIVERGSTEEVLLNPQHEYTRRLLAAAPRIEESAA comes from the coding sequence TCCGGAACATCTCGCTCACGATCCCGGCCGGCGAGACCCTCGGCATCGCGGGCGAGTCGGGCTCCGGCAAGTCCACCCTGGCGATGAGCGTGCTGCGGCTGCTCCCCCGCAACGCGACGCTGACCGGACGCGTGCTGCTCGGAGACGAAGACGTGGCGACGCTGTCGTTCGGCCGGCTTCGCGCCGTGCGGTGGTCGCAGACATCGATCGTCTTCCAGGGCGCCATGCACTCCCTCAACCCGGTGCGCACCGTGGGGTGGCAGATCATGGAGGCCCTCCAGCTCCACGTCTCCGAGCAGTGGTCGACCGAGCAGGCACGCAAGGCCCGAGTGCTCGAGCTGCTCGACGTGGTCGACCTCGACCCGCAGAAGGCGGAGTCCTACCCGCACGAGCTGTCCGGCGGACAGAAGCAGCGCGTCATGATCGCGATGGCGCTCGCGTGCGATCCGGAGGTCATCATCGCGGACGAGCCGACGACAGCGCTCGACGTGATCGTGCAGAAGCAGATCCTCGACATGATCTCGCGGCTGGTGGCCGAGCGCGGGATCTCGATGCTGATGATCAGCCACGACCTGTCGGTGCTCGCCACCGCCTGCCAGCGAATCGCCATCATGCGCAATGGAGAGCTCGTGGAGGTCGGTGAGGCCTACGCCGTGTGCACTCGACCGACGCAGCCGTACACGCGCCAGCTGGCGGATGCCTTCCCGACGATCGGCGACCCCGCGTCGCGCATGGCGCCGGTCACACGGCACGGCCGCGACGCGGACGACATCCCCGAGACGGAACACGGCGACGAGGTCCTGCTGGAAGCGCGGGGCCTCAACGTCACCTACCGCTCCGGCGGGCGCCCGGTGCACGCGGTGCGCACCGTCGACCTGGCGGTGCGCCGGGGCGAGATCGTCGCACTGGTCGGTCAGTCGGGTTCGGGGAAGTCCACGCTCGCCCGCGCGCTGATGGGCCTGCAGCCCGCAGATCAGGGCTCGGAGATCCTGTTCGCCGGCGAGCGGATCCCGACCAGGGGCCGCCTCCTCGGGCAGTTCCGGTCGAAGGTGCAGCTCATCCTCCAGGACCCCTGGGCCGCGCTGAACCCGAAGCACAGCGTGTACGAATCCGTGGCCGAAGGCCTGCGCATCCAGCGCTTCGGCGGCGACGAACGCGAGCGCGTCGCGCAGAGCCTGGCCGAGGCCGAGCTCACTCCGCCCGAGCGGTACTTCAGTGCGATCCCGCAGGAGCTCAGCGGCGGACAGCGCCAGCGCGTGGTCATGGCCGGCGCGCTCGCCGTGCAGCCCCAGATGCTCATCGCCGACGAGCCGGTCGCGTCGCTGGACGCATCGGTGCGCGGCGAGATCCTCGGGCTGCTGCTGTCTCTGCGGCGCAAGCTCGGCCTGTCGGCACTCGTGATCACGCACGACCTCGGTCTGGCGTGGAACATCGCCGACAGCGTGGCGGTGATGTACCAGGGCGAGATCGTCGAGCGCGGCAGCACCGAGGAGGTGCTGCTGAATCCGCAGCACGA